The genomic DNA AGCCCCACCGCCCGGCCCCCTGACAGGTTCCGTGGCCGCCCGCCGCGTATGAAAAAAGAGAAAAGCGGTAGCGCCGACCCATGGTCGGCGAGCGCAGCGGGCCGTTGACGGGAACATTCCGCCGAGCATGGCTCGGCGCTACCAGGGCACCGCCCTGGACCCGCCGACGCCACAGCCCTGCAGCCGTTGACTTTGCCCTGGCTTGAAAAGCGTCAGGGTGCCGCGATGCCGGTACCGATCGGGCAGCTCACACCGGTACCGCCGATGCCGCAGTAGCCGTTCGGGTTCTTCGCCAGGTACTGCTGGTGGTAGTCCTCGGCGTAGTAGTACTCCGGTGCCGGATACACGATCTCGGTGGTGATGGGGCGGTAGCCGGCCTCCTTCAGATGCACGCCATAGACCTCTTCGCTGGCCAGCGCCGCCGCGTACTCGCCCTCGGTCAGGCAGTGGATGGCCGAGCGGTACTGGGTGCCGGTGTCGTTGCCCTGACGCATGCCCTGGGTGGGGTCGTGGCTTTCCCAGAACACCTGCAGCAGCTGCTCCACGGTGATCAGTTTCGGGTCGTACACCACCTCGACGATCTCGGTATGGCCGGTCAGACCCGAACAGACCTCCTCATAGGTGGGGTTCGGCGTCACCCCGCCGGCGTAGCCCACCGAGGTGCTGTACACCCCGGGCAGGGTCCAGAACTTCCGCTCGGCACCCCAGAAGCAGCCCATGGCAAAGCGGATCCGCTCGTATCCCGCGAAGCGATCCTTCAGCGGATGACTGTTCACGAAGTGCTGGTTGTTCTGCAGTGCCAAGGGCTGATCGCGCCCGGGCAGCGCCTCTTCCGCACGCGGCAGACGCTGCTTGAAGGCGCCGATACCGAGAATCCCGTTGCCAAGTCCCAACATGCTGTGCTCCTAGGCCGGCTGGCCGGCAAGATCGTCTGTGTCTGAAATGGGGTCGTCCGGGCCGTGGCCCAAGTCCAACCCGGCCATCACGGCTTCTGCCTCCGCACGGGCGGCGTCGGGGATGGCGACGCGCAGCACGCCGAACAACGGCAGCTCGCCCATGCCGCCCAACAACGACTCGCCGAAGACGAACGCGGGGATACCGGCGTCCTCCAGCGCATGCTTGGCCAGGTGGGCATCAAACAGGTTGTCGGCCTTGTACACGATGTGCATGGACATTTCCTTGGATGACTGTCATCGAGCATACGCTTGCGGCATGAACGGGCCTGTGGTCCTGTCCAGCAGCCCCAGGACGGACACCCCGCGGGCAGCTGGAGCGCTGACACGCTAGACTGGCGGTCTTTCTGCCCTTGATTGCCGCATCATGTCCGAGCACACCCCTGCCAGCCCCGAAACCCCCACCGACGGCACCGAGAAGCGCGATTTCATCCGCCAGATCGTGCGCGAGGACCTGGCCAGCGGCAAGCACCAGGCAATCAAGACCCGCTTCCCGCCGGAACCCAATGGCTACCTGCACATCGGCCATGCCAAGTCGATCTGCCTGAACTTCGGCATCGCCGGCGAGTTCGGCGGTGTGTGCAACCTGCGTTTCGACGACACCAACCCGGCCAAGGAAGACCCGGAGTACGTGGCCGCGATCCAAGACGACGTGCGCTGGCTTGGATTCGAGTGGAACGAGCTGCGCCACGCCTCGGACTACTTCGAGGCCTACTACCTGGCGGCGCAGAAGCTGATCCGCGACGGCAAGGCCTACGTCTGCGACCTGTCGGCCGAGGAAGTGCGCGCCTACCGCGGCACCCTGACCGAGCCGGGCCGCCCGTCGCCTTTCCGGGATCGCAGCGTGGAAGAGAACCTGGATCTGTTTGCCCGCATGCGCGCCGGCGAGTTCCCGGATGGGGCCCGCACCGTGCGCGCGAAGATCGACATGGCCAGTGGCAACATCAACCTGCGCGATCCGGCCCTGTACCGCATCAAGCACGTCGAACACCAGAACACCGGCAATGCCTGGCCGATCTACCCCATGTACGACTTCGCACATGCGCTGGGCGATTCGCTGGAAGGCATCACCCATTCGCTGTGCACGCTGGAATTCGAAGACCACCGCCCGCTGTACGACTGGTGCGTGGATCATGTGGACTTTGCCCATGACGATGCGCTGACCGCCCCGCTGGCTGCGGCCGGGCTGCCACGCGAAGCCGCCAAGCCCCGTCAGATCGAGTTCTCCCGCCTCAACATCAACTACACCGTGATGAGCAAGCGCAAGCTGATGGCGCTGGTCACCGAGCAGCTGGTGGATGGCTGGGACGATCCGCGCATGCCGACCCTGCAGGGCCTGCGTCGCCGTGGCTATACCCCGGCGGCGATGCGCCTGTTCGCCGAGCGCGTGGGTATCAGCAAGCAGAACTCGCTGATCGATTTCAGCGTGCTGGAAGGTGCCCTGCGCGAGGACCTGGACAGCGCGGCCGCTCGCCGCATGGCGGTGATCGATCCGATCAAGCTGGTGTTGACCAACCTGTCCGACGGGCACGAAGAGACGCTGACCTTCAGCAACCACCCGAAGGATGAGTCCTTCGGCAGCCGCGAGGTGCCGTTTGCCCGTGAGCTGTGGATCGAGCGCGACGACTTCGCCGAAGTGCCGCCGAAGGGCTTCAAGCGCCTGCTGCCGGGTGGTGAAGTGCGCCTGCGCGGCGCTGGCATCATCCGCTGCGATGAAGTGATCAAGGACGCCGACGGCGCTATCACCGAGCTGCGCGGCTGGCTGGATCCGGAGTCGCGCCCCGGCATGGAAGGCGCCAACCGCAAGGTCAAGGGCACCATCCACTGGGTCAGCGCAGCGCATGCGGTGCCGGCCGAAGTCCGCCTGTACGATCGGCTGTTCTCGGTACCCAACCCCGATGACGAGTCGGAGGGCAAGACGTACCGTGACTACCTGAACCCCGAATCGCGTCGCACCGTCACCGGCTATGTCGAACCCGCCGCTGCCAGCGCCACGCCGGAACAGTCGTTCCAGTTCGAGCGCACCGGCTACTTCGTCGCTGACCGGCGTGACCACACAGCGGCCAAGCCGGTGTTCAACCGCAGCGTGACCCTGCGCGACACCTGGTCGGCCTGACACCACCGACGTCCGTGCGCGCGGCCACCACCGCGCGCCCTTGCCGCCGCCCCTGCCCGCCCGCTTCATCGGACGCGGGCTACACTGCGCGCGGCTGTTGTTGTGTTCCACCCCCGTAACCCGATGAGAGGCACCCCGCGATGCTGTATGCGCAAGTCCACCTGACCCTTCCCGCCTGGATCCATGACCAGATCGACCTGGATCAGCGCTATCCGGGCGACGAAGCCAAGGTCGCACTGGCCATCACACTGTCCCGGTTGAATGTCGATCATGCCAGCGGCGGCCCCTTCGGTGCGGTGGTGTTTGGCCCGGATGACAAGGTGATCGCCGCCGGGGTGAACCGCGTGATGCCGCACAACACGTCGCTGGCGCACGCCGAGAACATGGCCTACATGCTGGCCCAGC from Stenotrophomonas sp. 169 includes the following:
- the msrA gene encoding peptide-methionine (S)-S-oxide reductase MsrA; amino-acid sequence: MLGLGNGILGIGAFKQRLPRAEEALPGRDQPLALQNNQHFVNSHPLKDRFAGYERIRFAMGCFWGAERKFWTLPGVYSTSVGYAGGVTPNPTYEEVCSGLTGHTEIVEVVYDPKLITVEQLLQVFWESHDPTQGMRQGNDTGTQYRSAIHCLTEGEYAAALASEEVYGVHLKEAGYRPITTEIVYPAPEYYYAEDYHQQYLAKNPNGYCGIGGTGVSCPIGTGIAAP
- a CDS encoding DUF2007 domain-containing protein; translated protein: MHIVYKADNLFDAHLAKHALEDAGIPAFVFGESLLGGMGELPLFGVLRVAIPDAARAEAEAVMAGLDLGHGPDDPISDTDDLAGQPA
- a CDS encoding glutamine--tRNA ligase/YqeY domain fusion protein, encoding MSEHTPASPETPTDGTEKRDFIRQIVREDLASGKHQAIKTRFPPEPNGYLHIGHAKSICLNFGIAGEFGGVCNLRFDDTNPAKEDPEYVAAIQDDVRWLGFEWNELRHASDYFEAYYLAAQKLIRDGKAYVCDLSAEEVRAYRGTLTEPGRPSPFRDRSVEENLDLFARMRAGEFPDGARTVRAKIDMASGNINLRDPALYRIKHVEHQNTGNAWPIYPMYDFAHALGDSLEGITHSLCTLEFEDHRPLYDWCVDHVDFAHDDALTAPLAAAGLPREAAKPRQIEFSRLNINYTVMSKRKLMALVTEQLVDGWDDPRMPTLQGLRRRGYTPAAMRLFAERVGISKQNSLIDFSVLEGALREDLDSAAARRMAVIDPIKLVLTNLSDGHEETLTFSNHPKDESFGSREVPFARELWIERDDFAEVPPKGFKRLLPGGEVRLRGAGIIRCDEVIKDADGAITELRGWLDPESRPGMEGANRKVKGTIHWVSAAHAVPAEVRLYDRLFSVPNPDDESEGKTYRDYLNPESRRTVTGYVEPAAASATPEQSFQFERTGYFVADRRDHTAAKPVFNRSVTLRDTWSA